In a single window of the Leisingera daeponensis DSM 23529 genome:
- a CDS encoding SIMPL domain-containing protein, producing MKARKLLAAALMLSMGAGAAAASEAAAPRQITVYGESMLQVAPELATITLGVTEEAEEAAAAMAAVSEAMEAVIAQLKDGGIAGADMQTQQIAMHPVWSQDRSYDNGGRREITGFQASNTLMVRVRDLDRLGPVLDTVLTAGANQFQGLSFGVEDPAAVTDRIRGEAVKDAMRKAQQLAEAAGMELGPVRTITENGSGGGPRPMMAMDMARNEAMPVEAGELTFTHNVSVVFDMTEPGGAASE from the coding sequence ATGAAAGCAAGGAAACTTCTGGCCGCCGCACTGATGCTGTCGATGGGCGCAGGCGCTGCAGCCGCAAGCGAGGCCGCCGCCCCGCGGCAGATCACGGTCTATGGCGAAAGCATGCTGCAGGTGGCGCCGGAACTGGCAACCATCACTCTGGGCGTGACCGAGGAGGCAGAGGAAGCCGCTGCTGCCATGGCGGCGGTATCCGAGGCAATGGAGGCGGTGATTGCGCAGCTTAAAGACGGCGGCATCGCCGGCGCCGACATGCAGACCCAGCAGATTGCGATGCATCCGGTCTGGTCGCAGGACCGCTCCTACGACAACGGCGGCCGGCGCGAGATCACCGGCTTTCAGGCATCGAACACGCTGATGGTGCGGGTGCGCGATCTGGACCGTCTGGGGCCGGTGCTGGACACGGTGCTGACCGCGGGCGCCAACCAGTTCCAGGGGCTGAGCTTTGGCGTTGAGGATCCTGCCGCAGTCACCGACAGGATCCGCGGCGAGGCGGTCAAGGATGCGATGCGCAAGGCGCAGCAGCTTGCTGAAGCGGCTGGCATGGAGCTGGGCCCGGTGCGCACAATCACCGAGAACGGCAGCGGCGGCGGGCCGCGTCCGATGATGGCCATGGACATGGCCCGCAACGAGGCGATGCCGGTCGAAGCGGGCGAGCTGACCTTCACCCATAATGTCTC